The following proteins are encoded in a genomic region of Gimesia algae:
- the tnpC gene encoding IS66 family transposase, with translation MNQKRSSLPNDVQSCHDMIHKLGETVGEQQREVEQLKHFIDRLLRQRFGARSEKIAPNQMSLFDEPDTLEETADPEDDEPPPTVVSAHRRRGGGRNKLPDHLPRERVEHDLTESEKRCPCCDQTRQRIGKVSHEQLEFIPASLKVIEHIRFKYACRECEEHVALAPAPARPIAKGFAGPGLLSTILVGKYSDHLPLYRHESILSRNGVQLSRSTMSRWVLETAELLQPLTDLMKNRVLQSHVVHTDDTTIPVQDQRLSRTRTGRFWVYCGDAAHPYSVYDFTPNRERAGPQAFLEHFCGYLQADAYAGYEELYRSGRIQQVLCWAHARRKFYDARTVQPEAAHRALLFIQQLYAIEREADELKSDLPQPEGRERCWQHRRQLRQEKALPILEQFRDWLTETVRSLLPKSPVAAAIQYLLSRWSGFTRYCTEGILSIDNNLAERTLRPCAIGRKNYLFVGSDRGGEAAAVHYSLMASCKANEVEPFAYLRDVLSRITDHASDRLEELLPDQWLKQHPEAHYTRRR, from the coding sequence ATGAACCAGAAACGATCTTCACTGCCGAACGACGTCCAATCCTGCCATGACATGATTCATAAACTGGGTGAGACCGTGGGAGAGCAACAGCGGGAAGTCGAGCAACTCAAACATTTCATTGATCGGCTGCTGCGACAACGCTTTGGTGCCCGTTCTGAAAAGATCGCCCCCAATCAAATGAGTCTGTTTGACGAACCCGATACCCTGGAGGAAACAGCCGATCCTGAGGACGATGAACCTCCTCCCACTGTGGTTTCCGCACATCGCCGTCGTGGCGGCGGCCGCAACAAGCTACCCGATCATCTACCCCGGGAACGGGTAGAACATGACCTGACCGAATCGGAAAAACGCTGTCCCTGCTGTGACCAGACACGGCAGCGGATCGGAAAGGTCAGCCACGAACAACTGGAATTCATTCCCGCCAGCCTGAAAGTGATCGAACACATACGTTTCAAATACGCGTGCCGGGAGTGTGAAGAGCATGTGGCGCTGGCTCCAGCTCCTGCCCGGCCGATTGCCAAAGGCTTTGCCGGGCCCGGCCTGCTCTCAACGATCCTGGTGGGGAAATACTCAGACCATCTCCCCCTGTATCGTCATGAATCGATTCTCAGCCGGAACGGCGTGCAGCTTTCACGGAGCACGATGAGCCGCTGGGTACTGGAAACCGCGGAATTACTGCAACCGTTAACCGATCTGATGAAGAACCGGGTTTTACAGTCGCATGTCGTGCATACGGACGACACGACGATTCCCGTCCAGGACCAACGGCTTTCCCGCACGCGGACCGGCCGGTTCTGGGTTTACTGTGGCGATGCCGCGCACCCGTATTCGGTCTATGATTTCACACCGAACCGGGAGCGCGCCGGTCCCCAGGCGTTTTTAGAACACTTTTGCGGTTATCTGCAGGCAGACGCGTATGCCGGCTATGAAGAACTATACCGGTCAGGCAGGATTCAGCAGGTCTTGTGCTGGGCGCATGCGCGACGTAAGTTTTACGATGCGCGGACCGTGCAGCCGGAAGCCGCCCATCGGGCATTATTGTTTATTCAACAGTTATACGCGATTGAACGGGAAGCCGACGAGTTGAAGTCGGATCTGCCACAGCCGGAGGGTCGTGAACGCTGTTGGCAGCACCGCCGGCAGTTACGACAGGAAAAGGCGTTACCGATTCTGGAACAGTTCCGTGACTGGTTGACGGAAACCGTGCGCAGTCTGTTGCCGAAAAGTCCGGTGGCAGCGGCGATTCAATATCTGTTAAGTCGTTGGTCCGGTTTTACGCGGTATTGTACAGAGGGCATTCTGTCGATTGACAACAATCTGGCCGAACGCACCTTGCGTCCCTGTGCTATTGGCCGGAAGAATTATCTATTCGTCGGCAGTGATCGGGGCGGCGAGGCCGCCGCCGTGCACTACAGTCTGATGGCCAGTTGCAAAGCAAACGAAGTAGAACCGTTTGCTTATCTGAGAGATGTGCTGAGTCGGATAACCGATCACGCCTCCGATCGTCTGGAAGAACTGCTGCCGGACCAATGGCTGAAGCAACACCCCGAAGCTCACTACACCCGCCGACGCTGA
- a CDS encoding sodium-dependent bicarbonate transport family permease, protein MLEEFIHNFAHNLFKPLLLFFYMGFLIPILKVPFEFPKAVYQGLTLYLLVAIGWHGGEELASLSLSEFGQALGFMAIGFVTNLCIGLIAYFILRRTTKLRQVDAATVAGFYGSDSAGTFVTCLGVIAAANIAYAAYMPVMLAVMEIPGCLVALYLVSRLRQKGMDPQGNMPHEAGYQPAIQPALAWEGAGSSGEFTVDEEGKPLTRDGGNSTYSHTSAAVAEKTQTVTATKRELAAELDRETEKQPVFSKELLHEVFLNPGLYLLFGGIIIGFLGRLQGEAVTRADDTLFVNIFHGMLCLFLLEMGITACRRLQDLKTAGWRFIMFGVLAPNVFAITGILVAHAYSLVLGQPFGLGTYALFAVLCGAASYIAVPAVQRLAIPEASPTLPLAASLGLTFTYNVTIGIPVYMLVAQVVMKTFPVA, encoded by the coding sequence TTGTTAGAAGAGTTCATTCATAATTTTGCTCATAATCTTTTCAAACCTTTGCTTCTGTTTTTCTATATGGGTTTTTTGATTCCAATTCTGAAAGTGCCATTTGAATTTCCGAAAGCCGTGTATCAGGGTTTGACGCTTTACCTGTTGGTAGCAATTGGCTGGCATGGTGGTGAAGAGTTGGCTTCGCTTTCTCTGTCTGAGTTTGGTCAGGCTCTGGGTTTTATGGCGATTGGCTTCGTAACGAACCTTTGTATTGGTCTTATCGCTTATTTCATTTTACGACGTACTACAAAGTTGCGTCAGGTTGATGCGGCTACGGTGGCCGGATTTTATGGGTCTGACTCTGCAGGTACTTTTGTGACCTGTCTGGGAGTGATTGCTGCTGCCAACATCGCCTATGCTGCTTATATGCCTGTCATGTTAGCCGTGATGGAAATTCCGGGCTGCCTGGTTGCCCTGTATCTTGTATCGCGTTTACGACAGAAAGGCATGGACCCTCAGGGGAATATGCCCCATGAAGCTGGCTATCAGCCTGCCATCCAGCCTGCATTGGCTTGGGAGGGAGCAGGCAGTAGTGGGGAATTTACTGTCGACGAAGAAGGCAAGCCGCTAACTCGAGATGGGGGAAATTCCACTTATAGTCATACTTCCGCCGCTGTTGCTGAGAAAACGCAAACGGTCACTGCCACAAAGCGTGAACTGGCCGCTGAACTGGATAGGGAGACGGAAAAACAACCGGTTTTCAGTAAAGAACTTCTGCATGAAGTCTTTCTGAATCCCGGGCTTTACCTGCTGTTTGGCGGGATTATCATCGGATTTCTGGGGAGACTGCAGGGGGAGGCTGTCACGCGGGCAGACGATACTCTGTTTGTTAATATTTTTCATGGCATGTTATGTCTGTTCCTGTTGGAAATGGGGATCACAGCCTGCCGTCGTTTACAAGACCTGAAGACCGCAGGCTGGCGATTCATCATGTTTGGTGTCCTCGCTCCTAATGTCTTTGCAATAACAGGAATTCTGGTTGCCCATGCCTACAGTCTCGTTCTGGGGCAACCATTTGGCCTGGGGACTTATGCACTTTTTGCCGTTTTGTGTGGGGCAGCATCCTATATCGCTGTGCCAGCTGTGCAGAGACTCGCCATCCCCGAAGCCAGCCCCACGCTGCCTCTGGCAGCATCACTGGGGCTCACGTTTACTTACAATGTCACCATCGGTATTCCCGTCTACATGTTGGTTGCACAGGTGGTCATGAAAACTTTTCCAGTGGCATGA
- a CDS encoding carbonic anhydrase — protein MVPFTLKHTCQCMKEALNHGNMEFVELLRSEHQQMQISKTDTDSESQTETRIAKNYLEPLGLPGEIPPQLPKAAVLACSDARVPVLELFQQQPNQIFEVQLEGNVASTECLGSITYAVEHFPTVEGVVVLGHTGCGAVSAAVDQYLNPRPDTTPADNTIRSLISSITPSVEIAASALSSNPDLLQGRLLRESLDRTRLIDTSIFVNAAVMAWKIQEYVKRLSRKVPVWYGIYDLASCRILHVDLEHRDGSLLFGLGNAPGVIDLNDVAKCLSLYLKKMNTFDAARFASNGLNRNTEEVWERLSGRNDSSAAVQKNKLNRENTSRLHQ, from the coding sequence ATGGTTCCTTTCACTTTGAAACATACATGTCAATGTATGAAAGAAGCCTTGAATCATGGCAATATGGAATTTGTTGAATTACTGAGAAGTGAACATCAGCAAATGCAGATTTCAAAAACAGATACTGATTCCGAGAGTCAAACAGAAACACGGATCGCAAAAAATTATCTTGAACCACTGGGATTACCAGGAGAAATACCACCTCAACTTCCCAAGGCTGCGGTGCTGGCTTGCTCTGATGCTCGTGTTCCTGTACTGGAGTTGTTCCAGCAGCAGCCAAACCAGATATTTGAAGTTCAGTTAGAAGGGAATGTCGCTTCTACGGAGTGTTTGGGAAGTATTACCTATGCTGTAGAGCATTTTCCCACTGTCGAGGGGGTTGTTGTCCTGGGGCATACCGGCTGTGGTGCAGTTTCAGCTGCCGTCGATCAGTATTTGAATCCCAGGCCGGATACGACACCGGCAGACAATACGATTCGCTCACTGATTAGTTCAATTACACCATCGGTTGAAATTGCGGCATCAGCTTTATCTTCCAATCCGGACTTATTACAGGGGCGTTTACTGCGTGAATCACTGGATCGAACTCGATTGATTGATACTTCCATCTTTGTGAATGCGGCGGTAATGGCCTGGAAAATCCAGGAATATGTAAAGCGTTTGTCGCGTAAAGTTCCAGTCTGGTATGGCATATACGACCTGGCGTCCTGCCGTATCTTACATGTTGATCTCGAACACCGGGATGGTTCTTTATTGTTTGGTCTGGGGAACGCACCGGGAGTGATTGATTTAAATGATGTGGCAAAGTGTCTGTCACTCTATTTGAAAAAGATGAATACATTTGATGCAGCCCGGTTTGCAAGCAATGGACTTAACCGGAATACAGAGGAGGTGTGGGAGAGACTTTCCGGAAGAAATGATTCTTCTGCAGCCGTTCAGAAAAATAAATTGAACAGGGAAAATACCAGCAGACTTCACCAGTGA
- the tnpB gene encoding IS66 family insertion sequence element accessory protein TnpB (TnpB, as the term is used for proteins encoded by IS66 family insertion elements, is considered an accessory protein, since TnpC, encoded by a neighboring gene, is a DDE family transposase.), with translation MLNLPTRIYFCTVPTDMRKSFDGLLRMTEVYLQQNVLDGGLFVFLNKKQDRIKLLYWDHDGLAIWYKRLEAGTYQRLSSPEGIHGLQLSSTDLALLLQGIDLTSVQRRKRYQISEKASTS, from the coding sequence ATGCTGAATCTGCCGACCCGCATTTATTTCTGCACGGTCCCCACTGATATGCGTAAAAGTTTTGACGGCCTGCTGCGAATGACCGAAGTCTACCTGCAGCAAAACGTACTCGACGGGGGATTGTTTGTGTTCCTCAACAAAAAACAGGATCGCATCAAGCTGCTGTACTGGGACCACGATGGTCTGGCCATCTGGTACAAGCGGCTGGAAGCGGGCACATACCAGCGTCTCTCCAGCCCGGAGGGCATACACGGCCTGCAACTGTCCTCTACCGATCTGGCACTCCTGCTGCAGGGCATCGACCTGACCAGCGTGCAGCGCAGAAAACGCTATCAGATTTCAGAAAAAGCATCGACTTCATAA
- a CDS encoding P-II family nitrogen regulator — translation MATTVELAKVIIITETHFEQEMLNKFRELGIKGFTCMNCWGQGHHQVYDEPFIGHSQTRIEIITTAEIAESIIDYCRQPRFETHAITAYLESVRVRDPGKFIA, via the coding sequence ATGGCTACGACAGTAGAATTGGCAAAAGTGATTATCATCACTGAGACTCATTTCGAACAGGAGATGTTAAATAAATTTCGTGAACTGGGTATCAAAGGATTTACATGTATGAACTGCTGGGGGCAGGGGCATCACCAGGTATATGATGAACCATTTATTGGCCACTCACAAACCAGGATCGAAATCATTACAACAGCTGAAATTGCGGAATCCATTATTGATTATTGTCGTCAGCCACGTTTCGAAACACACGCGATCACTGCTTATCTTGAGTCCGTTCGCGTTCGTGATCCCGGAAAGTTTATTGCCTGA
- the tnpA gene encoding IS66 family insertion sequence element accessory protein TnpA — MSASQPTPRADQRRNPNREAFWRQTLSDRLQSGLSIRAFCQREGLSEPAYHYWRRELKKRDAAKTAAASFLPVEVHLPATSIEIVFSHGTTVRVGNGCDRTTLETVLAALEQRAC; from the coding sequence ATGTCCGCATCCCAGCCAACCCCGCGTGCCGACCAGCGACGGAACCCGAACCGTGAAGCGTTCTGGCGACAAACCCTTTCAGACCGACTGCAGTCCGGACTCTCGATCCGTGCCTTCTGTCAGCGTGAGGGACTCAGCGAACCAGCTTACCACTACTGGCGGCGGGAACTGAAAAAACGCGATGCCGCGAAAACCGCTGCAGCTTCCTTTCTGCCCGTTGAAGTCCATCTCCCTGCCACGTCGATTGAAATCGTCTTCTCCCATGGCACCACGGTTCGCGTCGGTAACGGCTGTGATCGGACCACGCTCGAAACCGTGCTCGCCGCATTGGAGCAGCGCGCATGCTGA
- a CDS encoding YqaE/Pmp3 family membrane protein translates to MDVLRIILAIILPPVGVLMQVGLGMHFWLNIVLTLCGYIPGLVHAVWVIAKK, encoded by the coding sequence ATGGATGTTTTAAGAATTATCCTGGCAATCATTTTGCCACCAGTGGGAGTATTAATGCAGGTCGGACTGGGAATGCATTTCTGGTTGAATATTGTCTTGACTCTGTGCGGTTATATCCCCGGGCTTGTCCACGCCGTATGGGTCATTGCGAAAAAATAA
- a CDS encoding class I SAM-dependent methyltransferase, which translates to MSPDPTESPFSDARVVANYAEGPPRIVPGFADMQRMASLLLAECVPERGRVLVLGAGGGLELRTFAQAYPSWIFDGVDPSAEMIRLAEQTLGPLASRVRLHQGEIDVAPEGPFDAATCLLTMHFIERKERRRVAVEIRRRLRPGSPFVVVHLSIPHYKDEAERARWLSRYAAFAVSSGVEAQNVNTARTTIESHLKILMPEQDEAILREAGFSNVSLFYAGFTFRGWVAYA; encoded by the coding sequence ATGTCGCCTGACCCAACTGAATCCCCCTTCTCTGATGCGCGCGTTGTCGCTAACTATGCGGAAGGTCCCCCGCGGATTGTCCCAGGGTTTGCTGATATGCAGCGCATGGCGAGTCTCCTCCTGGCTGAGTGTGTACCGGAAAGAGGTCGTGTGCTCGTCCTGGGAGCAGGCGGAGGATTGGAGTTACGAACATTTGCGCAAGCTTATCCGAGTTGGATCTTCGACGGAGTTGACCCGTCAGCTGAAATGATCCGACTTGCCGAGCAAACTTTGGGACCGCTTGCATCGCGTGTCCGATTGCATCAGGGGGAGATTGACGTCGCTCCGGAAGGTCCATTTGATGCGGCGACCTGCCTCTTAACCATGCACTTCATAGAACGGAAAGAGCGGCGACGTGTAGCAGTCGAAATTCGCCGCCGATTGCGCCCTGGATCGCCTTTCGTGGTAGTTCACTTGAGTATTCCACATTATAAAGATGAAGCAGAGCGGGCCAGATGGCTGTCGCGATACGCTGCCTTCGCTGTCAGCTCCGGAGTCGAAGCCCAGAATGTGAATACTGCCCGTACCACAATTGAATCACATCTGAAAATACTCATGCCGGAGCAAGACGAAGCAATCTTGCGAGAAGCAGGATTCTCGAACGTCAGCCTGTTCTACGCCGGATTTACATTTCGAGGCTGGGTGGCATATGCCTGA
- a CDS encoding TrkA C-terminal domain-containing protein — translation MFAIISLIVIIVVSIIVVRVATVALTLTGLSTPLARFQARSAFTSTGFTTTETEKVMRHPVRRRIIMTLMILGNAGIVTAISSLIISFVGAESSSTLWVRIALLAGGLSLLWMLAYSEWIDRHISRIIQNALQHWTDLEIRDYAGLLHLTGDYIVVELNVNPDDWLAEKKLTELKLDSEGILVLGIEKPDTSYIGAPRGETHLEIDDRVLLYGKADVLRNLDERRSGAAGNWEHHKAVDEQKRSEQEQVSQI, via the coding sequence ATGTTTGCAATCATTTCACTGATAGTGATTATTGTCGTATCGATCATTGTGGTTCGAGTGGCGACAGTGGCGTTAACGTTGACAGGACTTTCCACTCCACTGGCACGATTCCAGGCGAGGTCTGCTTTTACCAGTACAGGCTTCACAACCACTGAGACGGAAAAAGTCATGCGTCACCCTGTTCGTCGCCGGATCATTATGACGCTGATGATTCTGGGAAACGCGGGAATTGTAACGGCCATTTCTTCTCTCATTATCTCCTTTGTCGGGGCTGAGTCGAGTTCAACTCTCTGGGTCCGCATTGCTCTTCTTGCCGGTGGTTTATCACTCCTGTGGATGCTTGCTTACAGCGAATGGATTGACCGTCATATTTCCAGAATTATTCAGAATGCGCTGCAGCATTGGACTGATCTTGAAATTCGAGATTATGCGGGGCTGCTACATCTGACGGGAGACTACATTGTGGTGGAGCTGAATGTTAACCCGGACGACTGGCTTGCTGAAAAAAAACTGACTGAACTCAAATTGGATTCTGAAGGGATACTGGTACTGGGGATTGAAAAACCGGACACAAGCTACATCGGTGCTCCCAGGGGTGAGACACATCTGGAGATCGACGATCGCGTCCTGCTTTATGGAAAAGCCGATGTGTTGAGAAACCTGGATGAGCGACGTTCCGGAGCTGCCGGTAACTGGGAACACCATAAAGCGGTGGATGAACAGAAACGCAGCGAACAGGAACAGGTCTCTCAGATCTAG
- a CDS encoding Rrf2 family transcriptional regulator, whose translation MKRGSKLSGVLHILLHMAEQTSPITSEDLSRIMATNPVVIRRTMAGLRERGYVQSEKGHGGGWTLSCDPSKLTLRDIYDALGSPSLLAIGNRTESPGCLVEQAVNAALQQTFKHAEELLLSRFAEITLSNLSADYHARFITRGSSSRCHGAR comes from the coding sequence ATGAAACGCGGCAGCAAATTATCCGGTGTGCTTCACATCCTGCTCCACATGGCTGAGCAGACGAGTCCTATCACGTCCGAAGACCTTTCCAGGATCATGGCCACTAATCCGGTGGTCATCCGACGAACCATGGCAGGTCTCCGGGAGCGGGGGTATGTACAATCAGAAAAAGGGCATGGCGGTGGCTGGACTCTGTCGTGTGACCCATCAAAATTAACACTGCGGGATATCTATGACGCGCTGGGCAGCCCTTCGCTGCTTGCCATTGGCAATCGTACTGAATCGCCGGGCTGCCTGGTGGAACAAGCAGTAAATGCCGCTCTCCAACAGACATTTAAACATGCTGAGGAGCTGCTGCTCTCCCGCTTTGCTGAAATAACGCTGTCCAATTTGAGTGCCGACTATCACGCGCGATTCATTACACGTGGAAGTTCATCCCGATGTCACGGAGCACGTTGA
- a CDS encoding two-component system sensor histidine kinase NtrB, with translation MFHVYETRVSRGFQLAIGGLTILSLTGLIVTLWILADFQHEQEIVAHIIRDLPDSDLAVARELAGELRFQSQLSILLVLNICVTAVALALLVRAYLNSERSLREVKVLASDVLASMDQGVLTTDPEEVITSINPRGIELLGLHGNVIDQPLSVVGIEHTLLSVICSHVNAHHSPVRDCDYTITTQGHEQTLRAGCSLLRNEQQEELGAVIHVRDVTERALMEQRLRRMERYAGLGSLATGLQHEIKNPLSALSLHVQLLDEALMGQTTSPEVNETLGVIHTEIIRLTAVLEGFRDYASMSEPGRSDVDLAVLIKKLARFMSPQAEQQHVKVEVNLTEESLPAIKADSVHMDQVLLNLALNAIQAMPDGGTLSIGLQQEGEWLRIKVTDTGNGIPAEFRDRIFDPYFTTRNEGTGMGLALCEKIVRQHDGTIDLKTGAGGTTFSVILPINEKL, from the coding sequence ATGTTTCATGTCTACGAGACGCGTGTCAGTCGCGGTTTTCAACTGGCGATTGGTGGTCTGACCATCCTGAGTCTGACAGGACTGATTGTGACACTTTGGATTCTCGCGGATTTCCAACATGAACAGGAAATTGTAGCGCATATCATTCGAGATCTGCCTGACAGTGATCTGGCTGTAGCGCGTGAACTGGCGGGGGAATTAAGATTTCAGTCACAGTTATCAATCCTGCTGGTGCTGAATATCTGTGTTACGGCTGTTGCTCTGGCTTTGCTGGTCCGCGCCTATCTGAATAGTGAACGTTCTTTACGTGAGGTCAAGGTTTTGGCGAGCGACGTGCTGGCCAGCATGGATCAGGGAGTCCTGACGACAGATCCAGAAGAAGTCATCACCAGTATCAATCCGCGCGGAATTGAGTTGCTCGGGCTACATGGTAATGTTATTGATCAGCCATTATCTGTGGTTGGGATTGAGCATACGCTACTTTCGGTGATCTGCAGTCATGTCAATGCGCATCATTCTCCCGTCAGAGATTGTGATTATACGATTACCACTCAGGGGCATGAGCAGACTCTCCGGGCGGGTTGCAGTTTACTGAGGAACGAACAACAGGAAGAACTGGGGGCCGTCATCCACGTTCGTGATGTCACAGAGCGTGCTTTGATGGAACAGAGACTGCGACGTATGGAACGTTATGCAGGCCTGGGTTCACTTGCTACAGGACTGCAACACGAAATTAAAAATCCACTGAGCGCACTCTCTCTGCATGTTCAACTGTTGGATGAAGCTCTGATGGGCCAGACAACCAGCCCGGAAGTCAATGAAACGCTCGGAGTGATCCATACCGAAATTATACGGTTGACTGCTGTCCTGGAAGGATTTCGCGACTATGCCTCCATGTCTGAGCCGGGACGTTCAGACGTTGATTTAGCTGTCTTGATCAAAAAATTAGCGAGGTTCATGAGTCCACAGGCGGAACAGCAACACGTAAAAGTGGAAGTGAATCTTACAGAGGAATCCCTCCCTGCGATCAAAGCTGACTCTGTTCACATGGATCAGGTGCTCCTGAATCTGGCACTGAATGCGATTCAGGCTATGCCTGACGGAGGGACGCTTTCAATCGGTTTGCAGCAAGAAGGGGAATGGCTTCGCATCAAGGTGACCGATACTGGTAACGGGATTCCCGCCGAGTTTCGTGATCGCATCTTTGACCCCTACTTTACAACCCGTAATGAGGGAACCGGCATGGGACTTGCTCTATGTGAAAAGATTGTAAGACAGCATGATGGTACCATTGATTTGAAGACGGGTGCCGGTGGAACTACTTTTTCTGTGATCTTGCCAATAAACGAGAAACTATGA
- a CDS encoding Hpt domain-containing protein, giving the protein MRYTSRCIWWAGYEELTRAAHSLKGLCANFNAYPAVEAAKTIEDYGHQGKLLEVPPAIPLLESEVARLSEELSAWKSENS; this is encoded by the coding sequence ATACGATACACGTCAAGGTGTATTTGGTGGGCCGGTTACGAAGAACTGACGCGGGCAGCACACAGTCTGAAAGGACTTTGTGCCAACTTTAATGCTTATCCAGCAGTCGAAGCAGCAAAAACAATCGAGGACTACGGCCATCAGGGAAAATTGCTGGAAGTACCTCCTGCGATCCCCTTGCTTGAGTCAGAGGTCGCTCGACTAAGTGAGGAACTTTCCGCCTGGAAGTCTGAGAATTCCTGA